In Geobacillus kaustophilus, a genomic segment contains:
- a CDS encoding response regulator — protein MYRVLLIEDDPMVQEVNRQMIEQVDGFTVIGLARNGEEGLRLIDELHPDLAMVDIYMPQLDGLETVKQIRARGHEVDIIAITAASDIETVRRVLQNGAFDYIVKPFKFERLKQALENYRAFRRSLAEKESLTQVELDALRRATEQPAGPSSELPKGLNEVTLEKVITYLRQHRSPVSAEEVAEGVGIARVTARRYLEYLEKNGKVTLDVQYGSVGRPVNRYQLKQI, from the coding sequence ATGTACCGCGTGCTGCTCATTGAAGACGACCCGATGGTGCAAGAAGTGAATCGGCAAATGATTGAACAAGTCGATGGCTTCACCGTCATCGGCCTCGCTAGAAACGGTGAAGAAGGGCTCCGCCTCATTGATGAACTTCATCCCGATTTAGCAATGGTTGACATTTACATGCCGCAGCTTGACGGCCTTGAAACAGTAAAACAAATCCGCGCCCGCGGCCATGAAGTCGATATCATCGCCATCACCGCAGCGAGCGACATTGAAACGGTGCGCCGCGTTTTGCAAAACGGCGCCTTCGATTACATCGTGAAACCATTTAAATTTGAACGGCTCAAACAAGCGTTGGAAAACTATCGGGCATTCCGCCGGTCGCTTGCCGAAAAAGAATCGCTCACCCAAGTGGAACTCGATGCCCTAAGGCGGGCGACTGAACAACCAGCCGGACCGTCCTCCGAGCTTCCGAAAGGATTGAACGAGGTGACATTGGAAAAAGTGATCACCTATTTGCGCCAACACCGCTCCCCCGTTTCCGCCGAGGAAGTGGCCGAAGGGGTCGGCATCGCCCGCGTCACCGCCCGCCGCTATTTAGAGTATCTCGAAAAAAATGGGAAAGTGACGCTTGATGTCCAATACGGCAGCGTCGGCCGTCCGGTGAACCGGTATCAGCTGAAGCAAATTTGA
- a CDS encoding PhoX family protein: MKRKGIVVALALGMMVPALHPSQAATKEVKIESISFSGSRVPTTAEEMSKPFSTASVVVKYTDGKTKNFPLTYKQLFKTTDRFKMSNGETFSAGTPTDYYGDPITDKSVDGKPVHYVSDAPDANSLLRPMKDGSLYLVSHYEYDSLDNAGNPAWRRVPASMTLTKLYQNMKTGELKIATVDKIDFSTVNGLWVPCNGSLTPWNTHLGSEEYEPDARSFEFDTSDKPSQSTAHLKDFAKLYFDDEKKANPYYYGFIPEVFVSSDGMTRVVKHYSTGRRSNELMVVMPDERTAYFGDDGEYTMLFMYVADKPRDLSAGTLYAAKFIQTSAENGGAGNLEWIKLGHATDKEIKRIIDKGIKFSDIFEVSNEPKEGFTPVKQYSGQGANYGKIEYLKLKPGMEKAAAFLETRRYAAMLGATSEFNKMEGLAVNAKDKKVYVAISDISKGMEKNNQDPTDHIQLPKVKAGAVYELSLEPRQKSTAGEPINSEYVASSMKALIVGEDLAQPDAYGNKANVNKIAGPDNLSFSEDYRTLFIGEDSSQHINNFVWAYNVDTKKLSRILSVPAGAEATGLQAVDNRNGFSYIMSNFQHPGDELDHFAPTAVKLEDVKKAINATYGINQAGAVGYIQGLPNIQKLQEELKKQQKAQQSKKKK, translated from the coding sequence ATGAAAAGGAAAGGAATTGTCGTTGCTTTGGCTCTTGGAATGATGGTTCCGGCATTGCACCCATCTCAAGCTGCAACAAAAGAAGTAAAGATTGAATCGATCTCATTTAGCGGCTCGAGAGTACCAACTACCGCTGAAGAAATGAGCAAGCCGTTTTCAACAGCTTCAGTTGTTGTAAAGTATACGGATGGAAAAACAAAAAACTTCCCGCTTACATATAAGCAGCTTTTTAAAACAACCGATCGGTTTAAAATGTCCAATGGCGAGACGTTCTCAGCAGGTACACCAACGGATTATTATGGTGACCCAATTACCGACAAATCTGTAGATGGAAAACCTGTTCATTATGTATCTGATGCGCCTGATGCGAACAGCTTGCTTCGTCCAATGAAAGACGGTTCTTTGTATCTTGTTTCTCATTATGAATATGATTCCTTGGACAATGCTGGAAATCCGGCATGGCGCCGTGTACCTGCTTCGATGACGTTAACGAAACTATATCAAAATATGAAAACAGGAGAGCTAAAGATTGCAACTGTTGATAAAATTGATTTTTCAACAGTAAACGGTTTATGGGTGCCGTGCAACGGCTCGTTAACGCCATGGAATACGCACTTAGGTTCAGAGGAATATGAGCCTGATGCTCGTTCATTTGAATTTGACACATCAGATAAGCCCAGTCAATCAACAGCTCATTTAAAAGATTTTGCAAAGCTATATTTCGATGATGAGAAAAAAGCAAACCCTTATTATTACGGCTTTATTCCTGAAGTGTTTGTCAGTTCTGACGGAATGACGCGCGTTGTGAAACATTACAGTACCGGACGTCGTTCTAATGAATTGATGGTTGTCATGCCGGATGAGCGTACCGCTTACTTTGGAGACGATGGCGAATATACAATGCTGTTTATGTATGTGGCTGATAAGCCGCGTGATTTGTCAGCTGGCACATTGTATGCGGCGAAGTTTATACAAACAAGTGCAGAAAACGGCGGGGCCGGCAATTTAGAATGGATTAAACTCGGGCATGCGACGGATAAAGAAATTAAACGGATCATTGATAAAGGCATTAAATTCAGCGATATTTTTGAAGTGTCGAATGAACCAAAAGAAGGGTTTACTCCTGTTAAGCAATACTCAGGACAAGGTGCAAACTATGGCAAAATAGAATATTTGAAATTGAAGCCGGGTATGGAAAAAGCTGCGGCATTCTTGGAGACGCGCCGTTATGCAGCGATGTTGGGGGCAACAAGCGAGTTTAATAAAATGGAAGGTTTAGCGGTGAACGCGAAAGACAAAAAAGTGTATGTAGCGATTTCTGATATTAGCAAAGGTATGGAGAAAAACAATCAAGACCCAACGGATCACATTCAATTACCGAAAGTGAAAGCTGGTGCGGTTTATGAGTTAAGCTTAGAGCCAAGACAAAAGAGCACAGCTGGTGAGCCGATTAACAGTGAGTATGTTGCTTCTTCTATGAAAGCGCTCATTGTCGGTGAAGATTTGGCTCAACCTGACGCTTACGGCAATAAAGCGAACGTGAATAAAATTGCTGGCCCGGATAACTTAAGCTTTTCTGAGGATTATCGCACATTGTTTATCGGAGAAGACAGTAGCCAACATATTAACAATTTTGTATGGGCGTATAATGTGGATACGAAAAAGTTATCCCGCATTTTATCTGTTCCCGCTGGTGCAGAGGCAACAGGACTTCAAGCGGTTGATAACCGAAATGGATTTAGCTACATTATGAGCAATTTCCAGCATCCGGGGGACGAATTAGACCATTTTGCACCGACAGCTGTCAAACTTGAGGATGTGAAAAAAGCGATCAATGCTACATATGGAATTAATCAAGCTGGAGCTGTTGGCTATATCCAAGGGTTGCCGAACATTCAAAAACTTCAGGAAGAATTAAAGAAACAGCAAAAAGCTCAACAGAGCAAAAAGAAAAAATAA